One Cydia fagiglandana chromosome 11, ilCydFagi1.1, whole genome shotgun sequence genomic region harbors:
- the LOC134669048 gene encoding uncharacterized protein LOC134669048: MDLAETMKSVLAKSTGGSGGGGGSAGAAPHAAEGYVTEKLYMLLQLYLQNKGWSPSIELLQCFSDLKDSSMLPSAAYLQMMASRVGLDTQGRLILRENGKIILPYEHFANAVMLKHMNGPHGLHLGLEATVRAVVESYTIGREQFGMEKEFIVEVVQNCPNPACRYYKNQLEMTQKSIQQHLSQQPTYIPESGAANLADSQAVERLLRGSALQDYQLPLAPHLAALTGLTTEKADRRTQAQDKLSQHQQQLLLQHQSRSLHQDKYSHQRSGSSSDTKKHHYTDEHKLTDFLRANLESLESLSGSGGSASGATSASGGGGGGGGQERVVRAFAELARNLQRMRPCVRPAMCKPYGKQSEQLQKILLDTIQLVQSLRSYLPPPHIQVTSWKNDDKLRSNNMEEIENRKIVSGN, translated from the exons ATGGATCTGGCGGAGACCATGAAGAGTGTGCTCGCGAAGAGCACCGGCGGGTCGGGCGGCGGCGGAGggagcgcgggcgcggcgccgcaCGCCGCCGAGGGCTACGTCACGGAGAAGCTGTACATGCTACTGCAGCTGTATCTGCAGAACAAGGGCTGGAGCCCCAGCATCGAGCTCTTGCAATGTTTTAGTGATCTTAAGGACTCCTCCATGCTGCCCAGTGCTGCATACCTTCA AATGATGGCATCAAGAGTGGGGCTGGATACCCAAGGCCGACTAATTCTTAGAGAAAACGGGAAAATAATACTGCCATATGAGCACTTTGCCAATGCTGTGATGCTGAAGCATATGAATGGGCCCCACGGCCTGCATTTAGGTTTAGAAGCTACAGTCAGAGCA GTGGTAGAATCATACACAATAGGACGGGAGCAGTTTGGCATGGAAAAAGAGTTCATCGTAGAGGTGGTGCAGAACTGCCCGAACCCGGCCTGCCGTTACTACAAGAATCAGCTGGAGATGACGCAGAAGTCTATACAGCAGCACCTTTCACAACAGCCTACTTATATTCCAG AGTCGGGCGCGGCGAACCTGGCGGACAGCCAGGCGGTGGAGCGCCTGCTGCGCGGCTCGGCGCTGCAGGACTACCAGCTGCCGCTGGCGCCGCACCTCGCCGCCCTCA CGGGCCTAACGACGGAGAAGGCGGACCGGCGCACTCAGGCGCAAGACAAACTCTCCCAACACCAGCAACAACTGCTGCTGCAGCACCAGTCCCGCTCGCTGCACCAGGACAAGTACAGCCACCAGCGCTCCGGATCCTCATCCGACACCAAGAAGCATCACTACACGGATGAGCACAAGCTCACTGACTTTCTCAG AGCGAACCTAGAAAGTCTAGAGTCCCTGTCGGGGTCGGGCGGCAGCGCGAGCGGCGCGACAAGCGCgtcaggcggcggcggcggcggcggcgggcaggAGCGCGTGGTGCGCGCCTTCGCGGAGCTGGCGCGCAACCTGCAGCGCATGCGGCCCTGCGTGCGCCCCGCCATGTGCAAGCCCTACGGCAAGCAGTCCGAGCAGCTGCAGAAGA TCCTGCTGGACACGATCCAGCTGGTGCAGTCGCTGCGCAGCTACCTGCCGCCGCCGCACATCCAGGTCACCTCGTGGAAGAACGACGACAAACTACG TTCGAACAACATGGAAGAGATCGAGAATCGCAAAATAGTGAGTGGCAACTAG
- the LOC134669036 gene encoding p21-activated protein kinase-interacting protein 1-like produces the protein MDEIVVGTYEGFLLGYSLSYEDERSKIKQTFATHSHTASVRCVSIAGKFLASGGTDDKVVVIDMKSRKEHTVLMNHDGTVNTAAFTHNGTHLLTGSDDGSIIVTRTGNWQIEKIWKKAHQGFPVTDIAVHPSDKLALSIGGDKTLRTWNLVKGRPAFTINLSSKGVTLPTEIKFSPTGDRFSLIHEQNVDVWTISKAGIEKQIKCTTKPTSVQWVSDERMYVGLDNGNIISITVSDTQALTYKAHKQRVKCLHYNNDVLYSLSSSGEIKVWSENDSKLSELSLHNAACRVTCMTLNRQSQLIKKEEKSDEEHSEAEESIEQTEEKDDSDVSDEEEPKAPSPPPKRKPGAFVTISYGNDEDEKEGGAPPKKKFKKKKKNKNKKKNKVVE, from the exons ATGGACGAAATAGTAGTCGGCACCTATGAAGGCTTCTTGCTAGGATATTCACTTAGTTATGAAGATGAG AGAAGCAAAATTAAACAAACCTTTGCGACACATTCACATACTGCTTCAGTGCGATGTGTGTCCATAGCTGGCAAATTTTTAGCTTCTGGTGGCACTGATGACAAAGTAGTGGTCATTGATATGAAGTCACGAAAAGAGCACACTGTCCTTATGAACCACGATGGTACTGTAAATACTGCTGCTTTCACACACAATGGGACACACCTCCTTACTGGGAGCGACGATGGATCAATCATTGTGACGAGAACTGGCAATTGGCAAATTGAGAAAATATGGAAAAAAGCTCACCAAG GATTTCCTGTAACTGATATAGCGGTGCACCCATCTGATAAACTAGCTCTTAGTATAGGAGGTGACAAGACACTAAGAACTTGGAACTTGGTAAAGGGTCGTCCTGCTTTCACCATAAATCTTTCCAGCAAGGGTGTAACTTTGCCTACTGAAATAAAGTTTTCACCCACTGGTGACAGATTCTCCCTCATTCATGAACAAAATGTTGATGTCTGGACAATAAGTAAAGCGGGAATTGAGAAACAAATAAAGTGCACCACTAAACCAACATCAGTACAATGGGTATCTGATGAAAGGATGTATGTAGGATTGGACAATGGAAATATTATATCCATTACTGTCTCTGACACTCAAGCCCTAACTTACAAAGCCCATAAGCAAAGAGTTAAGTGCCTTCATTACAATAATGATGtattatattcattatccagTTCAGGAGAAATTAAAGTTTGGTCAGAGAATGATTCCAAATTAAGTGAATTAAGCTTGCACAATGCTGCTTGTAGAGTCACCTGCATGACATTGAACAGGCAAAGCCAACTTATCAAGAAAGAGGAGAAATCAGATGAAGAACACTCTGAAGCAGAGGAGAGTATTGAGCAGACAGAGGAAAAAGATGACAGTGATGTTTCTGATGAGGAGGAACCTAAAGCTCCATCACCACCACCAAAGAGGAAACCAGGAGCTTTTGTAACCATCAGTTATGGAAATGATGAAGATGAAAAAGAAGGAGGTGCTCCACCTAAGAAGAAAtttaagaaaaagaaaaaaaataaaaataaaaagaaaaataaagtaGTTGAATAA